A window from Macaca thibetana thibetana isolate TM-01 chromosome 7, ASM2454274v1, whole genome shotgun sequence encodes these proteins:
- the LOC126958613 gene encoding V-type proton ATPase subunit G 1-like, whose protein sequence is MASQSQAIQQLLQAERQATKKVSWAHKQKKQRLKQPKAAAQAEIEQHCLQKEKQFKAKEAAALGSHRPRMTILQTYFQQSREEVLDQLLAFV, encoded by the coding sequence ATGGCCAGTCAGTCACAGGCGATCCAGCAGCTGCTGCAGGCCGAGAGGCAGGCTACCAAGAAGGTGTCCTGGGCCCACAAGCAAAAGAAGCAGAGGCTGAAGCAGCCCAAAGCAGCAGCTCAGGCTGAAATTGAACAGCACTGCCTGCAGAAGGAGAAACAGTTCAAGGCCAAGGAAGCTGCAGCACTAGGATCTCACAGACCCAGGATGACCATCCTCCAGACCTACTTCCAGCAGAGCAGGGAAGAAGTCTTAGATCAACTTTTGGCCTTTGTCTGA